Within Nitrospirota bacterium, the genomic segment TCAAGGCGGAATACAACCGGATCGCCCTGGGCCTGTATCCGGAGCTCAGCGCGAGGGTGCGGGAGAGCGCCGACCCCCTCTGGACCGCCTGCCGGCTCGCGATCGCCGGCAATATCATCGACTTCGGCATCTTTACGTCTGTCGATATCGCCGGGACGATCGATAGGGCGCTGCACCATCCTCTTACGATCGACGAATATCCCTTGTTCAAAGAGGCCCTCGCCCGGCACGAGGACATCCTCTACCTCCTCGATAATGCCGGCGAGATCGTCTTCGACCGGATCCTCATAGAGGCGCTCCTCGAGGCGGGGAAGAGGGTTGCCGTTGTCGCGAAGGGCTCGCCGGTGCTGAACGACGCGACGATGGAGGATGCACGGGAGGCGGGGCTCACCGGCATCACGGAGGTCATCGACAACGGCTCCGACTGCATCGGCACCATACTCGAAATGACCTCCCTCGGCTTCAACCGGGCGTTTGCCGGTGCGCGCCTGGTCATCAGCAAGGGGCAGGGCAACTTCGAGACCCTCTGGGATACGCCGCCGCAGCTCCTGGCGGTCCCTCCGGAGGGTGACCGGCGCCTCTTCTTCCTCTTCCAGTCGAAATGCGACGTGGTGGCAGCGGCGCTCGGCCTCGCCCGGGGCTCCATGCTCCTGCTCTCCGCAGAGACCCTTTTCAAAGGACTTTGATACCCCCCTCGAACGCCGATTACTAACGCTTATACGACAATAAAAAATCTTAACTGCCGAAACATTGACATTTAATTCTCGTTGAATTTAAGATAGCAGATACAGTCGAATTAATGCTGGAAAAGCCCCGTTGTTACCGGCTCCTGCATTACCGAACAAAAGGAGGACCGCCGTGGCAGAACCACCAGTCTTTTTGCATATGCTGTTGCCGAACATCCCTCCGTATGTTTCCTATTCATGGCTCGCCATGCTCATCCTGATCGGGGCGGCGCTCGCCGTCAGGAACAAGATCAGCCTCGTCCCGGCAGGGCTTCAGAACTTTCTGGAGACCATCGCGGAGTTTTCCCTCTCGCTCTCGAACTCGACGATCGGCCACCACTGGGGCGACAAGTTCTATCCGCTGATCGGCACGCTGCTGCTGTATATCGGCCTCAGCAACTTCATGGGCCTCATTCCGGGCTTCGAGTCGCCGACGAGCAATATCAATATGACGGCGTCGATGGCGATCCCCGTCTTCCTCGCGACGCACTACTACGGCGTAAAAGTCCACGGTGTAAAATATTTCAACCATTTCCTCGGGCCGATCAGGTCCGTGTATGCGCTGCCCCTGATGATCCTGATGTTCTTTATCGAGCTCATCGGCCACCTGGTGCGGCCCATCACCCTTTCCGTTCGGCTCTTCGGCAACATGATAGCGAAGCATATGATCCTCGTGATCCTCGCTATCCTTGCCCCGGCCATTGTCCCGGTGGTCATTCTCGGTCTCGGCGTGCTGGTCAGCGTCATACAGGCATACGTCTTCATTCTTCTTACCTGTCTGTATCTCGCCGGCGCGGTCGAGGAAGCGCACTGATATACATATTCTCGAAGAAAGGAGGAAGACGCAGATGAAAAAGTTTTTCGCACTGATGGTGGTAACGCTCCTTGCCCTTGCCCTCGTCGCTCCGGCATTCGCCGAAGAGGCGGCTGCAGCGGGCGGTGCAAAGCCGAGCTATAACGGCATGATCGTCCTCGGTCTCGGTCTCGCTATCGGCCTCGCCGCCCTCGGGACCGGCATCGGCCAGGGCCTCGGCCTGAAGGGTGCAGCAGAGGGAGTCGCAAGAAACCCCGGCGCATCGGGCAAGATCACGACGACGCTCATTATCGGTCTCGCGATGATCGAGTCTCTCGCCATTTATGCTCTTGTTGTCGTTCTTATCGTGCTTTTCGTCAATCCTCTCGGATTTTAATTTTCTCCATACCCTTACTAAGAGAGGCGGGGACTCCACTGCGGAGTCCCCTTTTTATTGGTGCGCCCGTCAGAGCGCACTCACTCGGCTGATGTCGCCGGAAGGCGGTGTGAGGGATGGACAGAAATCAGCAGAGGGTATAGTAGTCCGCCTGAGGTGGACGAAGGACCGAACCTGTCATACTGCTTTAGACCGAATCTCTGACTGTATTGGGCAGATGCCTCGCAAGAGGGCCTGAAGCCGGAAGTAGCGGACGGAATCCGCAAGGTATGGCTGGGTGCTTATATTACAACAGGCGAAGAGGCAATAACAGAGCGAGCTGACAGGAACCGCCGTATGCCGAACGGCACGTACGGTGGGG encodes:
- a CDS encoding ARMT1-like domain-containing protein, yielding MKVHLDCFPCFYRQAVIAARLGTKDAALQEALLTGVADEIKATDFSRSPAYSTTFLHRKIRQILGRDPFEEIKAEYNRIALGLYPELSARVRESADPLWTACRLAIAGNIIDFGIFTSVDIAGTIDRALHHPLTIDEYPLFKEALARHEDILYLLDNAGEIVFDRILIEALLEAGKRVAVVAKGSPVLNDATMEDAREAGLTGITEVIDNGSDCIGTILEMTSLGFNRAFAGARLVISKGQGNFETLWDTPPQLLAVPPEGDRRLFFLFQSKCDVVAAALGLARGSMLLLSAETLFKGL
- the atpB gene encoding F0F1 ATP synthase subunit A, which codes for MAEPPVFLHMLLPNIPPYVSYSWLAMLILIGAALAVRNKISLVPAGLQNFLETIAEFSLSLSNSTIGHHWGDKFYPLIGTLLLYIGLSNFMGLIPGFESPTSNINMTASMAIPVFLATHYYGVKVHGVKYFNHFLGPIRSVYALPLMILMFFIELIGHLVRPITLSVRLFGNMIAKHMILVILAILAPAIVPVVILGLGVLVSVIQAYVFILLTCLYLAGAVEEAH
- the atpE gene encoding ATP synthase F0 subunit C → MKKFFALMVVTLLALALVAPAFAEEAAAAGGAKPSYNGMIVLGLGLAIGLAALGTGIGQGLGLKGAAEGVARNPGASGKITTTLIIGLAMIESLAIYALVVVLIVLFVNPLGF